A genomic region of Peptoniphilus sp. ING2-D1G contains the following coding sequences:
- a CDS encoding hypothetical protein (Family membership), giving the protein MKVIFHIVEIDKWEDTMSNIRDLVSRDSDAKIEIVVMSKAAALFGRYVGMDFEGVLGNPNVKWVIGEKGMKDNNITKEMLPSYVRIEPSVIFHIVKLQNEGYAYIRL; this is encoded by the coding sequence ATGAAGGTTATATTCCATATTGTAGAAATTGACAAATGGGAGGACACAATGTCCAATATCAGAGACTTGGTATCCAGAGATTCTGATGCAAAAATAGAAATAGTAGTTATGAGTAAGGCAGCAGCACTTTTCGGAAGATATGTAGGCATGGACTTCGAAGGAGTGCTTGGAAATCCCAACGTTAAATGGGTTATTGGAGAAAAGGGCATGAAAGATAACAACATCACAAAGGAAATGCTCCCCAGCTATGTAAGAATTGAACCGTCGGTAATCTTTCACATAGTCAAACTTCAAAATGAAGGTTATGCATATATAAGATTATAA
- the eftA gene encoding electron transfer flavoprotein subunit alpha (An electron transfer flavoprotein (ETF) or electron transfer flavoprotein complex (CETF) is a flavoprotein located on the matrix face of the inner mitochondrial membrane and functions as a specific electron acceptor for primary dehydrogenases, transferring the electrons to terminal respiratory systems such as electron-transferring-flavoprotein dehydrogenase. They can be functionally classified into constitutive, 'housekeeping' ETFs, mainly involved in the oxidation of fatty acids (Group I), and ETFs produced by some prokaryotes under specific growth conditions, receiving electrons only from the oxidation of specific substrates (Group II); High confidence in function and specificity), with amino-acid sequence MYKDIMVVCFVENNEISSTAAEILGRARYLADKLSQDVSALLIGDDVKEAVQKVIGYGADKAIKVEDPNLKDYRTLSFTKVLDKAIDEFKPFAVLIPASRNGRDLGGRISARRNIGLVADCSDIEVDEEKNDIKWIRPTFDGQLFSDIRVTTFPKIGTIGDSVFKSPAYDASRRGEIIEFPVEITEDDLLTEILGLIKKFGSDKDVSQASIVVAGGLGLKDPGNLYILKDLAEVLGAAISGSKPLADQLWIPQDSFVGMSGLKIKPKLYIAVGISGSAQHIQGMRDSGFIIAINNDPKAPIFREAHCCIVADLFEIVPKLTKKIKEIKGL; translated from the coding sequence ATGTACAAGGATATAATGGTAGTATGTTTTGTCGAAAACAATGAAATCTCATCAACTGCTGCGGAAATTTTAGGCAGAGCTCGTTATCTTGCCGATAAATTATCTCAAGATGTATCGGCTCTTTTAATAGGCGATGATGTGAAGGAGGCTGTACAAAAAGTTATAGGCTATGGGGCTGATAAAGCGATAAAGGTGGAAGATCCAAATCTTAAAGACTACAGAACTCTCAGCTTTACAAAGGTGTTGGACAAGGCAATAGACGAATTTAAACCCTTTGCAGTCTTGATTCCCGCCTCCAGAAACGGCAGAGACTTGGGTGGAAGGATATCAGCAAGGAGAAACATCGGACTTGTGGCTGATTGTAGCGATATAGAAGTGGATGAAGAAAAAAATGATATCAAATGGATAAGACCGACCTTTGACGGTCAACTTTTCTCGGACATAAGAGTGACCACTTTCCCTAAAATAGGTACAATAGGAGACAGTGTTTTTAAATCTCCCGCCTATGATGCATCAAGAAGGGGAGAAATAATAGAATTTCCTGTGGAAATAACCGAAGATGATCTATTGACCGAAATACTGGGTCTCATTAAAAAATTCGGCTCAGACAAGGATGTCTCTCAAGCTTCAATAGTAGTTGCCGGAGGTCTTGGACTTAAAGATCCGGGAAATCTTTATATATTAAAGGATCTCGCCGAAGTTTTAGGAGCGGCAATTTCAGGATCAAAACCCCTTGCCGATCAACTTTGGATACCTCAAGACAGTTTTGTGGGAATGTCAGGGCTTAAAATAAAGCCTAAACTCTACATTGCCGTTGGAATTTCAGGATCCGCTCAACACATCCAAGGAATGAGAGACAGCGGATTTATAATCGCGATAAACAATGACCCTAAGGCTCCAATATTTAGGGAAGCTCATTGTTGTATAGTTGCCGATTTATTTGAAATAGTCCCTAAATTAACTAAAAAAATAAAGGAAATTAAGGGTCTTTAA
- a CDS encoding hypothetical protein (High confidence in function and specificity), whose amino-acid sequence MKFSDLIDMAIRNLKARKLRTFLTILGVIIGTTSIIVMLSIGFGFQRINAQMYSSMGNLTILDLRKGYGYGMDPEMNTPTKEKSLNKLAVSEALTVEHVEDVMPIYEGYATLRSGRLTNGVSIIAIPPKTMENFDFEIEKGSLLNASDDKAVVFGGGVAKNFRDEKRYAIDTSNKVDALKSKIDLTEISYYGAEMRFVEEIQEPVSISERIKVKGALVDNPNNWETYNTIYLSEEYFLELMKKSQKNFKEPKEYNLIKVKVDDIQNVKQVQEKLKDMGYNASNMYAEILESENKSILVIQAVFGAISAVSFLVAAIGITNTMIMAIYERTKEIGVMKVIGASIKDIKKLFLTEAAFIGLFGGIVGVLFSLALSALFNFLAKGFISSRMGMEAIADPKISYIPLWLILAALFFSTAVGLLAGYFPARRAMKLSALDAIRNE is encoded by the coding sequence ATGAAATTTTCAGATTTAATCGATATGGCAATCAGAAATTTAAAAGCCAGAAAACTGAGGACTTTTTTGACGATATTGGGAGTTATAATAGGCACCACATCTATAATAGTCATGCTTTCCATAGGTTTCGGATTTCAGAGAATAAACGCTCAAATGTATTCTTCCATGGGCAACTTGACCATACTTGATTTGCGAAAAGGTTACGGTTACGGAATGGATCCGGAAATGAACACTCCTACAAAGGAAAAATCCTTGAATAAATTGGCGGTATCGGAAGCACTTACGGTAGAGCATGTAGAAGATGTAATGCCTATTTATGAGGGATATGCAACGCTTAGAAGTGGAAGACTGACCAATGGTGTCAGCATCATCGCCATACCACCTAAAACCATGGAAAATTTTGATTTTGAAATAGAAAAGGGTTCATTATTAAATGCTTCAGATGATAAAGCTGTAGTTTTTGGAGGTGGGGTTGCAAAAAATTTCAGAGATGAAAAAAGGTATGCGATAGACACCTCAAACAAAGTAGACGCTCTGAAAAGCAAAATAGATTTGACGGAGATAAGTTATTACGGGGCGGAGATGAGATTTGTAGAGGAAATACAAGAACCCGTAAGCATCAGTGAAAGAATAAAAGTAAAGGGAGCTTTAGTAGATAATCCCAATAACTGGGAAACCTATAACACAATTTACCTTTCTGAAGAATATTTTCTTGAACTCATGAAAAAATCTCAAAAGAATTTTAAAGAACCTAAGGAATACAATCTGATAAAGGTAAAGGTAGATGACATACAAAATGTAAAGCAGGTTCAAGAAAAATTAAAAGACATGGGCTATAATGCTTCAAATATGTATGCGGAAATATTGGAAAGCGAAAATAAGAGCATATTGGTAATACAAGCGGTTTTTGGAGCGATATCGGCAGTATCCTTTTTAGTAGCTGCAATAGGAATAACAAACACCATGATAATGGCAATTTATGAACGCACAAAGGAAATAGGTGTAATGAAGGTAATAGGAGCTTCAATAAAAGATATAAAAAAATTGTTTTTGACAGAAGCGGCTTTTATAGGATTATTTGGAGGCATAGTGGGAGTGCTGTTCTCCTTGGCTCTTTCCGCGCTCTTTAATTTCCTGGCAAAGGGATTTATTTCTTCGAGGATGGGAATGGAGGCAATTGCCGATCCTAAAATATCTTATATACCCTTGTGGTTAATATTGGCGGCGCTGTTTTTTTCCACGGCGGTAGGACTTTTGGCAGGGTATTTTCCTGCACGAAGGGCAATGAAATTATCGGCCCTTGATGCCATAAGAAATGAATAG